The following proteins are co-located in the Dromiciops gliroides isolate mDroGli1 chromosome 2, mDroGli1.pri, whole genome shotgun sequence genome:
- the LOC122743371 gene encoding MICOS complex subunit MIC13-like: MATHLWPLLGFCIKASLAGRSVYFVYDQGLLELSCQGQAILRRAQETIPVAFSHYSDLLSKHMGIRLELPSTPQFNVNLQESWNSGINSLMFSLSTAPSTTQAYSHEGWNYLKGQK, from the coding sequence ATGGCTACCCACCTGTGGCCCCTGTTAGGGTTTTGCATTAAGGCCAGCTTGGCTGGTAGGTCTGTATACTTCGTTTATGATCAGGGACTGCTGGAGTTGAGTTGCCAGGGTCAGGCTATACTACGAAGGGCACAGGAGACAATCCCAGTTGCCTTCAGCCATTACTCAGACTTACTTTCGAAGCACATGGGCATCCGGCTGGAGCTCCCATCCACTCCACAATTCAACGTTAACCTCCAAGAGAGCTGGAACTCAGGCATCAACAGCTTGATGTTTTCACTGTCCACTGCTCCCTCAACGACCCAGGCATACAGTCATGAAGGCTGGAACTACCTGAAGGGCCAGAAGTGA